The sequence below is a genomic window from Clostridium sp. BJN0001.
AGAATAACTAGTATAGAATTGTTAAATAAAACACCTTTTTTGAATTTATACAAAGTTTTATATAAAAATAAAAAAGATACTATAAGAAACTGGATTGTTGCATCTAGAAAAAAAGAAGATGAATATAAAAATACACTTTTAAAAATATCTGACTCTAAAGATGATGCAGTAGTTATTGCAGCATTTCATAAAAAATATAAAAAGCTAGTAATAATTAAAGAATATCGTGTTCCAATTAATGACTATATATATGAACTTGTAGCAGGTCTTGTAGAACCAAATGAAGAATCTTTAAGTGCATCATCAAGAGAATTTAAAGAAGAAACAGGACTTAATTTAGTAAAAATATTAAAAAGCAAAGAAAATATATATGCATCTGCTGGAATGACCGATGAATCATTTAAATTAATATACTGCACTTGTGATGGAGAAATAAGTACAGATTTTCAAGAAGATGATGAAGATATAGAAACTCTATTAATAGATAAAAATGAGGCATTATCTATATTAAATAGCAATAATAAAATAGATGTAAAGGCATATTTTGTTCTTAAAGAATTTGCTTGTGTAGGTGAAAAAATGTTTATAGAGTAAAGTAAATAAAGGTGGTATAATAAAGGAATAATATAAAATTTGGGGGCAAAATATATGGAAACGGATTTTGAAAAAATAAGCAAAGCAAATATGATGATAAATTCCTTGTGTATT
It includes:
- a CDS encoding NUDIX hydrolase, whose protein sequence is MNIHRITSIELLNKTPFLNLYKVLYKNKKDTIRNWIVASRKKEDEYKNTLLKISDSKDDAVVIAAFHKKYKKLVIIKEYRVPINDYIYELVAGLVEPNEESLSASSREFKEETGLNLVKILKSKENIYASAGMTDESFKLIYCTCDGEISTDFQEDDEDIETLLIDKNEALSILNSNNKIDVKAYFVLKEFACVGEKMFIE